The proteins below come from a single Tepidisphaeraceae bacterium genomic window:
- the coaD gene encoding pantetheine-phosphate adenylyltransferase: MGSQRRIAVFPGQFDPITNGHLDVIRRATALFDEVVVGVGVNPDKRELFTLEERFEMISDLVGAIPAVRVEAYSGLTVNFVRKCRAVAILRGIRDASDLRYEFQLAMANRAVGDVETVFIMTGDQFALTSSSLIRQVVALGGNVETLRAVLPEVVVAKLAQKQRKGEKLATSQPDAPTT, translated from the coding sequence ATGGGAAGCCAACGCCGCATCGCCGTGTTTCCGGGGCAGTTTGATCCGATCACTAACGGGCACCTGGACGTCATCCGCAGAGCGACGGCGCTATTCGACGAGGTCGTAGTGGGGGTGGGGGTAAACCCGGACAAGCGCGAGCTGTTCACGCTTGAGGAGCGCTTCGAGATGATCAGCGACCTCGTCGGCGCCATCCCGGCGGTGCGCGTCGAGGCGTATTCCGGGCTGACGGTGAACTTCGTCCGCAAGTGCCGGGCGGTCGCTATCCTGCGAGGCATTCGTGACGCGTCCGACCTGCGGTACGAGTTTCAATTGGCCATGGCCAACCGGGCGGTCGGAGACGTGGAGACCGTCTTCATCATGACCGGCGACCAGTTCGCCCTCACCAGCAGCAGCCTCATTCGCCAGGTGGTTGCGCTCGGCGGCAACGTTGAGACGCTGCGTGCCGTGCTGCCCGAAGTGGTCGTGGCCAAACTAGCTCAGAAGCAACGCAAAGGTGAGAAACTCGCCACGTCCCAGCCCGACGCCCCCACGACCTGA